The sequence below is a genomic window from Kiritimatiellia bacterium.
ATTCGGCCCTCGTGGGTGCGCGCATGTTGCGCGAAAATGTGCAAGATAACCTGAGTGCGGTCGATGACCTTCGCCCCCAAAATCGACTCGAGGTTGCGTCCCTGCGCCGGGCTAAGATCGTCATCAAAGACTACCGTGGCGATCTGGTCGGCTCGGACGCGGTCGGCGATCTCTTCCGCCTTCCCCCGGCCAATGTACGTAGCGGGATGGATTCGACCCACTCTACATATGACCCTGGCATCGACTCGCGCACCGGCTGTTTTGCACAGAAGTGAAAGCTCATCCAGATGGTCGCGAACATCCCATTCGGGCTGGGTTCCGTGCTGGACGCCCACCAGCAGCGCGGTCTCCACCTCCGTATCAAACGTGGAGATCGACCGGACCATGTTCCTCCCACGCGCGCCGCACTCGATCCGCCACCGCCTCTGGCGATTCTTCAGGGTGGATGTCAATCCATGTGGCGGGAAGCTGATGGCGGAACCAGGTCATCTGTCTGCGGGCCAAGCGCCATGTTCGCCGTGCGATTGCCTGGATGGCCTCTTCCTCGCTGAGTTGCCCATCCAACACCGAATACGCTTCAGCATAACCAATGGCATGCCGAGCCGTTGCCGACAAACCGGGGTATTCCGCCCGCAGGCGACGAGCCTCCTCAATCAACCCGTTTTCGACCATTTCACGGGCACGAAACCAAATCCTCGCTCGCAAATCTACCGGATTCCGGCGGAGGACGCAAATAGGGGACAGACCTCCGCGTACCGCCCAAGCCCGAGGGGACGGTTGGCCAGAAGCGGCTCGCTCGAGCGCGCGAATCAGCCGACGCGGATTCCTGGGATCGGAAAGCGATTCGAACGCATGGGGGTCGAGCGCCTGCAGCGCTGCCTGCAGTTTTTCGACGCCGCCGTCGCGATAGAGGATCTCCCATTCTGCTCGCTTCGCAGGATCCGAAGGCGAGGCGTCCAAACCCAGCACCACCGCCGAGATGTACAGCCCACTCCCGCCGACGACAATCAGCGGACGGCCCTGTCTGGAGGCCTCTTCCGCAGCGTCGCGCGCCGCGCGCACGAACTCTCCTGCGCTGAAGGTCTGGCACGGATCGACCAGATCGATGCCAAAATAGGAAACGGCGGCGCGCATGGTGCGATCCGGCTTGGCCGTGCCGATGTCCAGCCCACGGTAGACTGCCATCGCGTCCGCGCATAAAACCACCGCGTTCCATTCTTTCGCGATCAGGTGAGCAACCGCGGTTTTCCCGCTGGCAGTGGGTCCTCCTAACACCCACGCCTTCATGGCGGGGACGTCGGATGCAGCGCCTCCTCCGAGCGACTATTGAGCGGGTGATGGCTGACCCAGAACGCGGAGACGACATAAATGCCGACCCCCACGCAAATGGCTGCATCGGCGATGTTGAATGCGGGCCAGTGCCATCCCTTCACATAAAAATCAAAAAAATCGGTCACCCATCCAAGGCGAAACCTATCCAACAGATTTCCAACGATGCCACCTATCATCAAACCGAGTGCCACGCGATGCTCCCATGTGTCGCTCAGGAAGGACCTGCGGAAAAGGATCATGATCACGAGCATCACGATGGAGAGGATCGTCAAGGAGGTGTTGTGGCCGCCGAACAGTCCCCATGCCGCTCCCGTATTTCGGACATAGGTAAGGTTGAAAAAACCGTCGATAACCGGCCGAGATTCGCCGAGCGCAAATGTCGCTCGGACTAATGCCTTGGTCCACTGGTCGGTTGCGGCTACGGCGATCGCGATAAGCAGGGGCAGCATCCGAAGACGCGCGCAGCGGTCTACGACTGGGTTTCCATCGTCTGAATGCTCGAGCGGCGGAACGGCCGATAGCGCGGTTTCCCCTTCTCCATCTCGGCTTGGGCCGCGACGCAATACCTCGCAAACGGCAACACCTTCAGGCGCTCATACTCAATCGGTTGCCCAGTAGCTTCGCAAATCCCGTAGGTTCCCGCTTCAATGCGGCGCAGGGCCTCGTCAATCTCGTACAGAACATCCTGCTCGCTGCTCAGCAAGTTGGCGGCGAATTCGCGGTCGAAATTGTCCGTCCCCTGATCAGCCATGTGAAAACTATAACTGGAAAGGTCGCCGGAGGAGTCGCGCTGGGAACGATTGAGATTATCCCGCGATAGGAACGAAATTTCATCGATTACGCGGTCCCGCAGCTTGAGCAGCATATCCTTGAACATCGCGATGTCTTTCTCGGTCAGCGGCCGCGCCTTGGCGGCAGAACCCTTCGGAACAGGCGGCGGGCGCACCGGCATAAGAGGACGAGGGGGCGGTAATCCGCTTCCGGCCGGCTTCGATGATGCAACAGGCTTCGCGGCTTTCGCGGGTGCGGGCTTTTCAGCTTTTGCTTTGGCCCCCTTTTGGTAAACCTTTTTACCAATATTTTCGCTCTTCTTGGCGGTCGCTTGTTTCGATTTCGACGACCGGTTTTCTGTTTTTTTCTCTGATTTCGTCTTCGACGCCATAATCCACGCACCTGCTTGGATTTCTAATTCTTGAACAATGAGTTGACTTTCCTACTTCAACCGTGCCGTGGATGTCAACCATCATCCCCCAAACTGATCCCAAAATTCTCGCGGCTCATCTTGCCCAACAATTTGTT
It includes:
- the miaA gene encoding tRNA (adenosine(37)-N6)-dimethylallyltransferase MiaA — protein: MKAWVLGGPTASGKTAVAHLIAKEWNAVVLCADAMAVYRGLDIGTAKPDRTMRAAVSYFGIDLVDPCQTFSAGEFVRAARDAAEEASRQGRPLIVVGGSGLYISAVVLGLDASPSDPAKRAEWEILYRDGGVEKLQAALQALDPHAFESLSDPRNPRRLIRALERAASGQPSPRAWAVRGGLSPICVLRRNPVDLRARIWFRAREMVENGLIEEARRLRAEYPGLSATARHAIGYAEAYSVLDGQLSEEEAIQAIARRTWRLARRQMTWFRHQLPATWIDIHPEESPEAVADRVRRAWEEHGPVDLHV
- the lspA gene encoding signal peptidase II produces the protein MLPLLIAIAVAATDQWTKALVRATFALGESRPVIDGFFNLTYVRNTGAAWGLFGGHNTSLTILSIVMLVIMILFRRSFLSDTWEHRVALGLMIGGIVGNLLDRFRLGWVTDFFDFYVKGWHWPAFNIADAAICVGVGIYVVSAFWVSHHPLNSRSEEALHPTSPP
- a CDS encoding TraR/DksA C4-type zinc finger protein, encoding MPVRPPPVPKGSAAKARPLTEKDIAMFKDMLLKLRDRVIDEISFLSRDNLNRSQRDSSGDLSSYSFHMADQGTDNFDREFAANLLSSEQDVLYEIDEALRRIEAGTYGICEATGQPIEYERLKVLPFARYCVAAQAEMEKGKPRYRPFRRSSIQTMETQS